A stretch of Malus sylvestris chromosome 11, drMalSylv7.2, whole genome shotgun sequence DNA encodes these proteins:
- the LOC126591467 gene encoding uncharacterized protein LOC126591467 — protein sequence MSAACRAWVVAASIGAVEALKDQGVCRWNGVLRSVHQNAKNNIRSYSQAKKLSDSSSSAISMTMKRSQEEKVKKLMELSCWGPNTVRF from the coding sequence atgagcgcAGCCTGCAGAGCTTGGGTAGTAGCAGCAAGTATAGGAGCAGTGGAGGCACTGAAGGACCAAGGAGTCTGCAGGTGGAATGGGGTTCTGAGGTCAGTCCACCAGAATGCCAAGAACAACATCAGATCCTATTCCCAAGCCAAGAAACTCTCCGACTCTTCGTCTTCTGCAATTTCTATGACGATGAAGAGATCACAGGAGGAGAAGGTTAAAAAACTCATGGAGTTGAGTTGTTGGGGTCCCAATACTGTTAGATTTTAG
- the LOC126589763 gene encoding vesicle-associated protein 4-1-like: MAIVDSYHHQRHKSASDTKLFTLCPFWQSGGQTSSSSSSSTQKLHGYGFKSNPKTVSSVARSLLPPRRRLRLDPANKLYFPYEPGKQVKSAIRLKNSSRSHVAFKFQTTAPKSCFMRPPGGILAPGESLIATVFRFVEQPEKNEKQLDQKTKVKFKIMSLKVNAGIEYAPELFDEQKDQVTVERILRVVFLNAEHPSPALEKVNRQLAEAEAALEVRKKPPADSDPPRDVGEGLVIDEWKERREKYLARQQVEAVDSV, translated from the exons ATGGCCATCGTCGACAGCTACCACCACCAGCGGCACAAGTCGGCCTCCGACACGAAGCTCTTCACCCTCTGCCCCTTCTGGCAGTCGGGAGGCCAAAcgtcgtcttcttcttcctcttccacgCAGAAACTCCACGGCTACGGATTCAAATCCAACCCCAAAACGGTGTCCTCCGTCGCGAGATCGCTTCTCCCTCCTCGCCGCCGACTCCGGCTCGACCCCGCCAACAAACTCTACTTCCCTT ATGAACCTGGGAAACAGGTGAAAAGTGCGATCCGATTGAAGAACAGTAGCAGGTCACATGTAGCTTTTAAG TTTCAAACTACTGCCCCGAAAAGCTGTTTTATGCGTCCTCCCGGAGGTATACTTGCTCCGGGAGAAAGCCTAATTGCGACCG TGTTTAGGTTTGTGGAGCAACCCGAGAAAAATGAGAAACAATTGGATCAGAAGACCAAGGTTAAGTTCAAGATTATGAGCCTCAAGGTGAACGCAGGAATCGAATATGCGCCTGAGCTG TTTGATGAACAAAAGGATCAAGTGACTGTTGAGCGAATTTTGCGGGTTGTATTTTTGAATGCAGAGCACCCTAGTCCT GCTCTGGAAAAGGTGAACAGACAGTTGGCTGAAGCTGAGGCTGCACTTGAAGTGCGTAAGAAGCCTCCTGCAGACTCAGACCCTCCTCGGGATGTTGGGGAAGGCCTTGTAATAGACGAATGG aaggAGCGAAGGGAGAAATACTTGGCCCGGCAACAGGTTGAAGCAGTGGATTCGGTGTAA
- the LOC126589762 gene encoding uncharacterized protein LOC126589762: MARGLLACFGSKGGSRTSHEKPAAGATAHVSAEEQQRSGPVLVELFSSQGCSTSPVAELLVSRLGRGDFDGTDLPPVVVLAFHVDYWDYMGWKDPYGSSQWTVRQKAYVEALGLDTMFTPQIVLQGRAQCVGNDESALLTSIKDAPRYPAPAFQATFQRPSPDSMQVSLTGSLRSKVDNYGVNVMVALYENGLITDCPKGENQGRVLSNDFVVRRLEKLCTVKDIAAKKTISGTINFSLWEGFNPAKCSMALFVQNPSHQIFGLQNFQLPDN; this comes from the exons ATGGCGCGTGGTCTCCTCGCTTGCTTTGGATCAAAAGGAGGATCCCGCACGTCCCATGAAAAGCCTGCTGCGGGGGCAACAGCGCATGTCTCCGCTGAGGAGCAGCAGCGGAGTGGGCCGGTGCTGGTGGAGTTGTTCTCGTCGCAGGGCTGCAGCACCTCGCCGGTGGCAGAGCTGCTGGTGTCGAGGCTTGGGAGAGGGGATTTTGATGGGACGGACCTGCCTCCTGTGGTGGTGCTGGCGTTCCACGTGGACTACTGGGACTACATGGGCTGGAAGGACCCATATGGGTCGAGCCAGTGGACTGTACGGCAGAAGGCCTATGTCGAGGCCTTGGGTCTGGACACCATGTTCACCCCCCAGATTGTGCTTCAAGGTAGGGCCCAATGTGTTGGCAATGATGAGAGTGCCTTGCTAACCTCGATCAAGGATGCACCTAGATATCCTGCACCCGCATTCCAG GCAACATTCCAAAGGCCATCGCCGGACTCCATGCAAGTATCCCTAACAGGGTCATTGAGGTCAAAGGTGGACAACTACGGTGTCAATGTGATGGTGGCGCTGTACGAGAACGGGCTGATCACCGACTGCCCCAAGGGAGAGAACCAAGGACGTGTCCTGTCCAACGACTTCGTCGTCCGACGACTCGAAAAGCTCTGCACTGTCAAAGACATTGCTGCAAAGAAGACCATTTCCGGAACCATCAACTTCTCCTTGTGGGAAGGTTTCAATCCAGCCAAATGTAGCATGGCCCTCTTCGTTCAGAACCCTTCCcatcaaatttttggtttgCAGAACTTTCAGCTGCCGGACAACTGA